The following proteins are encoded in a genomic region of Pan troglodytes isolate AG18354 chromosome Y, NHGRI_mPanTro3-v2.0_pri, whole genome shotgun sequence:
- the LOC100499475 gene encoding MTRNR2-like has translation MTIGGFSCLSLLISEIDNLSMKRRI, from the coding sequence ATGACCATAGGAGGGTTCAGCTGTCTCTCACTTTTAATCAGTGAAATTGATAATCTATCCATGAAGAGGCGGATATAA